One window of the Paenibacillus beijingensis genome contains the following:
- a CDS encoding ABC transporter ATP-binding protein, translated as MIQATALSKQFRTSVRADGPFKSVRSLFSRNYTIREAVHDVSFTIAPGEFVGYIGPNGAGKSTTVKMLSGILHPTSGDVSIDGLSPYRDRRKVARRLGVLFGQRSQLWWDLPVRDSFEILAAMYDISKSDASARLDRLGSMLQLGDFMDTPVRKLSLGQRMRADIAAALLHNPGILFLDEPTIGLDVTAKRSIRTFLQQINKELGTTVLLTTHDMDDIEQLCSRVMVLNGGRLKFDGNIGQLRAMIGLPTLMTVTYRTAPAAFGDTGQAEYPRDDAPRAITETLLAKGLRLQDVSGNSLTVEFNRERCSAMDALRILELYGDVDDVHMEEPNFEDIVHRIY; from the coding sequence ATGATCCAGGCAACAGCTTTAAGCAAACAATTCCGCACGTCTGTACGGGCCGATGGCCCGTTCAAGAGCGTTCGCTCGCTTTTTTCACGAAACTACACGATTCGCGAGGCGGTTCACGACGTCAGCTTTACAATCGCTCCCGGCGAATTCGTAGGCTACATCGGACCGAACGGAGCCGGGAAATCGACAACGGTCAAAATGCTGTCCGGTATTCTGCACCCTACTTCCGGCGACGTTTCGATTGACGGACTGAGCCCGTACCGGGATCGACGGAAAGTGGCGCGCCGGCTTGGCGTGCTGTTCGGCCAGCGCTCCCAGCTTTGGTGGGACCTTCCCGTGCGCGATTCGTTCGAAATACTGGCCGCGATGTATGACATTTCCAAGTCCGATGCCTCCGCCCGTCTCGATCGGCTCGGTTCGATGCTGCAGCTTGGCGATTTCATGGACACGCCGGTACGGAAGCTTTCGCTCGGCCAGCGGATGAGAGCCGATATTGCTGCCGCTCTGCTGCACAACCCCGGCATTTTATTCCTCGACGAGCCGACGATCGGACTCGACGTGACCGCCAAACGGAGTATCCGGACGTTTTTGCAACAAATCAATAAAGAGCTCGGTACGACCGTTTTGCTGACGACTCACGATATGGACGATATCGAACAGCTTTGCTCCAGAGTGATGGTGTTAAATGGGGGGCGGCTGAAGTTCGACGGGAACATTGGCCAGCTGCGCGCCATGATCGGACTGCCGACCCTGATGACGGTTACATACCGGACTGCGCCCGCTGCATTCGGAGATACCGGGCAAGCGGAATATCCGCGTGACGATGCGCCGAGAGCGATTACCGAAACGCTGCTGGCAAAAGGACTGCGGCTTCAGGATGTATCCGGAAACTCGCTGACCGTGGAATTTAACCGTGAGCGGTGCAGTGCGATGGATGCGCTGCGCATATTGGAGCTTTACGGCGATGTGGACGACGTTCATATGGAAGAACCGAACTTCGAGGATATCGTTCATCGTATTTATTGA
- a CDS encoding ABC transporter permease, translated as MSWLRMYVLLVRASVRSRMQYRFNFWFSVMMAAVINAVDFALLAVILLRFGGIKGWSLAEAGYLYGVLTAAKAIYRSLASDVHHLERYLVSGDLDALLLRPVPVLLALMSQNFHLRVGELLLGGGILALSLHSLLEADQVTWSILPWTLLVIGSGSVLLFAIGLLTASAGFWITRIETLQNITEDAARTAAQYPLTIYPSWLKILFIGVIPIAFANYLPALYLLRHETGWWMPLLAACVALLLLAIAVKVWRIGISRYQSTGS; from the coding sequence ATGAGCTGGCTTCGCATGTACGTGCTTCTGGTAAGGGCGAGCGTCCGCAGCCGGATGCAGTACCGGTTTAATTTCTGGTTCAGCGTTATGATGGCGGCCGTCATCAATGCCGTCGACTTTGCGCTGCTTGCCGTCATTTTGCTCCGTTTCGGGGGCATAAAAGGATGGAGTCTGGCGGAGGCCGGCTACTTGTACGGCGTATTGACGGCAGCCAAGGCGATTTACCGCAGCTTGGCGTCCGACGTCCATCATCTGGAACGGTATCTGGTGAGCGGCGATCTCGATGCGCTGCTGCTGCGTCCCGTTCCCGTCCTGCTCGCTTTGATGAGTCAAAACTTCCATCTGCGGGTAGGCGAACTGCTGCTCGGCGGCGGCATATTGGCGCTCAGCCTTCATTCCCTATTGGAGGCCGATCAAGTCACATGGTCCATTCTGCCTTGGACGCTGCTTGTCATCGGTTCCGGTTCGGTGCTGCTCTTTGCGATCGGGCTGCTGACGGCGTCGGCCGGTTTCTGGATTACCCGCATCGAGACATTGCAGAACATTACGGAAGACGCGGCGCGAACCGCCGCCCAATACCCGCTCACCATTTATCCATCCTGGTTGAAAATCCTGTTCATCGGCGTTATCCCGATCGCATTCGCGAACTATTTGCCCGCGCTTTACCTGCTCCGGCATGAAACGGGCTGGTGGATGCCGCTGCTTGCCGCCTGCGTGGCCCTGCTGCTGCTGGCGATCGCGGTGAAAGTATGGCGCATCGGCATTTCCCGTTATCAGAGCACCGGCAGCTGA